The genomic segment TTGGGATCCTTTTCTTTGAGCTTAACGGCCAAAATTTCACACAGGGAGCTCAAATTGTGTTTTTCAATCTTTAACAAGAGTCCCGATTTAAAGCGTGATACCATCCGTGGATCGATGTTGGCCAACTCATCGGGGGTTTTATCGGACACAAACACAATTTGCTTGCCCTTACTTACTAAGTTATTAAAGATGGAAAAGAGGATCTCTAAGGTTTTTTCCTTTTTCCCGAAGATCTGAGTATCGTCAATTAAGAGTAAATCCAATGACTCGTAAGCAGCCTTGAGCTTTTCAATGCCTTGATCCTTGTCCTTTTGGTAAAAGGCATTGACAACCTCCTGGGCAAAGTCACTCGATACCACATACTTTACCTTAGCGTTGGGAAAGTGGAAGAACTTATCATTCCCAATCGCTTGGAGTAAGTGGGTTTTACCCAGACCAGTCTCCCCATAGATAAATAAGGGGGAGAAATCAGCGTCCTGAGTTTCGCTAATCCGTACACCCGCTTCATAAACCCGGCGGTTGCCATCACCAACCACAAAGTTTTTAAAGGTAAAGTTTTTGCTTAGCCCCGAACTTTGGTAAAGCGTTTCGCGGTTATCTTCCTCTAGTTTGGCTAAATTGATAAAGAAGTCCTGTTCGTTGACAAACCGAACTGCTCTAATGTCATCGTACAGTTTGCTAGCTAACCCGACAATATCAGGGTTGCTATTGAGGGTTTCACGGGCAAACTCATTGTCCACAATCACAAAAAGGACATTATTTTTTAAAGCAAACCGTTTAAGATTCTTAATGTACTTGTCATAAAAACCTAAAGTAGTTTCGTATTGCTTTTTTAAAAGAAGTTTAAAAGCACTAAATTGTTCCATTACTCTTCTATTACCTGATCAAGAATCATCGTTAAGATCCGCGAAATCGGAATGTTAACCGCTTTAGCATAACGCTTAACCTTATTCCAAACACGGGTACTCGTATAAAAGTGCACCCCGGTGGTTAAGCGTTCTTGCCGTTCTAAGGGAATAATACCGGGCACTTTCGCCTTTGGTGGTGGTAGATTTTCTTCTTCCTGCAATTTATTAGATGGGCGAGTAGTCTGCTTAACTTGTGGCTGTTCAACCGCTGGTTGT from the Mycoplasmoides pneumoniae FH genome contains:
- the dnaA gene encoding chromosomal replication initiator protein DnaA encodes the protein MEQFSAFKLLLKKQYETTLGFYDKYIKNLKRFALKNNVLFVIVDNEFARETLNSNPDIVGLASKLYDDIRAVRFVNEQDFFINLAKLEEDNRETLYQSSGLSKNFTFKNFVVGDGNRRVYEAGVRISETQDADFSPLFIYGETGLGKTHLLQAIGNDKFFHFPNAKVKYVVSSDFAQEVVNAFYQKDKDQGIEKLKAAYESLDLLLIDDTQIFGKKEKTLEILFSIFNNLVSKGKQIVFVSDKTPDELANIDPRMVSRFKSGLLLKIEKHNLSSLCEILAVKLKEKDPNIQITNEAREKAAQISGNDVRSLNGIATKLLFYVKTTKQNLINNDNLKEILFEEFEKFHKKSFDPYLLIENVCRRFNVPVDSVLSENRKAELVRVRDVCNYLLREKYKMQFQQIGKIFKRNHSTVVAAVKRVAKMIEKDDSLQDIITSLVI